A stretch of DNA from Actinomycetota bacterium:
GTCGCTCATTTGGCTGGGCAATGTGATTGCCGCTGCCAACCATCGCGACCGAAGGGGTCATGGTCAGTGCGCCCGACTTCGGCACGCCGCCGTCGCCGTCGATGAAGCCATCGCCATTGGTGTCCTTGCTCAAGTCCACCATCGACCAGGAGGCCTTGGCCACCACTGGTGACGGACTAGCCGTGGCTGGCATCAGCGCCACAAGCGAGAAGAGAGCTGCACTGCCCGCGAAGGCAGCTAGTCGCCTAGACATAGGGGCAGTGCCGGCAGCCGTTGGTGCAGCAATTGCCTCGCCGAAGATGGGTTGCCGCGGCAATCACGAACAGACCGGACACCGGATCCAGATATCCGGCCTGGCCTTGATCCATCGCGGCGGCGTGGCGCCGGATGATTTCGCTGTAGTAAGGATGAGCTGGCGAGAGCCGATCCTCATGTGGCTGGGTGAGCGGTCGTGAGGCAGCAGCCATGCCATTGATTATGCAGGAGGCCGGTAGCCGCCGGACTCCTGCTGCCAAGGGATACTTGCTCAATGTCGACTGCCTATGCCTTCACCCCACTGCCGCGAGCTCAGCGTCATATCGGGGCATTCAGCGAGATGCTGGTCTCATCCTTGCTCTCGCTCATCGCCTCGTTGGTGCTCTCTGCAGAGGCCATAACTCTGGCAGCAAACCCCAATGCGGTCTTCTCCTGCGATATCAACGCGAACATCTCCTGCAGCGTCGTGGCGCAGACATGGCAGGCCTCGCTATTTGGATTTCCGAATGCCTTCCTGGGCCTGATTGCTGAACCCGTAGTGATCACGGTGGCCATTGCCTCGATCGCTGGCGTGGCCTTCCCGCGTTGGTTCATGAACGCTGCGCAGTTGATGTACACCGTTGGCCTGGTGTTCGCCTACTGGTTGCTCTACGAGTCGTACTTCCACATTGGGGCTCTGTGCCCATGGTGTCTGCTGGTGACAGTCACCACGACCATGGTCTTCGCCTCGATGACGCGGGTGAATATCTACCGCAACACATTTGGATTCAGCGAGCGGACCCACGCGCGCCTGACGCGAATGCTGGATGCCTGGATCGATCACTACATCGTGATTCTGGTCATTGCCATCATTGGGGGCATGATCGCAATCAAGTACCTCTAAGGTCGGTCCATTAGTTAGGTGGAGTCGCGGAAATGTGCGGCTCTGGCTTCTATAAAATGACTGGCACACGTACTCGGCAAACTGTTGCAAAGCTTCGACAACCGATCAGGGAGCGATCATGAACGAAGAGTGGGGACCACTAGCCGGACTCATCGGCGAATGGGAGGGCGAAGGTGGCGTAGACCATGCCTTCAAGCACAGCGCGGAGGTTGTCTTCGATACGACCTACCGTGAGAAGTGCACTATGAAGCCATTTGGTCCAGTCGACAACGGAACGCAGTCGCTGTATGGCTTGGACTACAAGTCAGCCATGTGGCGTGACGATGAAGAGAATCCTTTCCA
This window harbors:
- a CDS encoding DUF5522 domain-containing protein; the encoded protein is MAAASRPLTQPHEDRLSPAHPYYSEIIRRHAAAMDQGQAGYLDPVSGLFVIAAATHLRRGNCCTNGCRHCPYV
- a CDS encoding vitamin K epoxide reductase family protein; its protein translation is MSTAYAFTPLPRAQRHIGAFSEMLVSSLLSLIASLVLSAEAITLAANPNAVFSCDINANISCSVVAQTWQASLFGFPNAFLGLIAEPVVITVAIASIAGVAFPRWFMNAAQLMYTVGLVFAYWLLYESYFHIGALCPWCLLVTVTTTMVFASMTRVNIYRNTFGFSERTHARLTRMLDAWIDHYIVILVIAIIGGMIAIKYL